In the genome of Cutibacterium equinum, one region contains:
- a CDS encoding ParB/RepB/Spo0J family partition protein, with the protein MTMGAKHSGLGRGFGEFFQRTDLDDEILDQAEDSGNDTGNDQVQGSTFALIDVDKVRPNSHQPRKIFDDDELTELSESIKTVGVLQPVVVTPVDDGYELVMGERRWRATRKAGLPTIPAIVRTTASQDMLRDALLENLHRVQLNPLEEAAAYEQMLNDFGCTQEELSERVQRSRSQIANTIRLLKLSAPVQKRLLEGDITAGHARPLLSLGDPDLQGTIADRVVEEGLSVRATEELVRQTLDDTTDVKPHQRKKPGRDTEAAKLGDELSQRFRTVVKVNRKNGRGTITMAFNDNEELERLIDILSK; encoded by the coding sequence GTGACGATGGGAGCAAAGCACAGCGGATTGGGTCGCGGTTTTGGGGAGTTCTTCCAGAGGACTGATCTTGATGACGAGATCCTTGATCAAGCAGAAGACTCCGGGAACGACACTGGCAACGACCAAGTCCAAGGATCCACGTTTGCACTTATTGATGTTGACAAGGTGAGGCCCAACAGCCATCAGCCACGCAAGATCTTCGACGATGATGAGCTGACCGAGCTGTCTGAATCGATCAAGACAGTGGGCGTCTTGCAGCCGGTGGTCGTCACGCCTGTGGACGATGGCTACGAACTCGTCATGGGTGAGCGGCGATGGCGGGCCACCCGAAAGGCCGGTTTGCCGACGATCCCCGCGATTGTACGCACGACAGCCAGTCAGGACATGCTGCGAGATGCCCTGCTCGAGAACCTCCATCGTGTCCAGCTCAATCCGTTGGAGGAAGCTGCGGCTTACGAGCAGATGCTCAATGATTTTGGCTGTACTCAGGAAGAGCTGTCTGAGCGGGTCCAGCGTTCTCGTTCGCAGATTGCCAACACGATCCGACTGCTCAAGCTGAGCGCACCGGTTCAGAAGCGATTGCTTGAGGGTGATATCACTGCCGGACACGCTCGCCCTCTATTGTCACTGGGAGATCCTGACCTCCAGGGGACCATTGCCGACCGCGTTGTCGAAGAAGGTCTGTCAGTGCGCGCGACCGAAGAGCTTGTACGGCAGACGCTGGACGACACCACCGACGTCAAGCCTCATCAGCGTAAAAAGCCTGGCAGGGACACGGAGGCTGCGAAGTTGGGGGATGAACTGTCCCAGCGCTTCCGTACCGTGGTCAAGGTGAACCGGAAGAACGGTCGGGGCACCATCACTATGGCGTTCAACGACAATGAAGAGTTAGAGCGACTTATCGACATATTGTCAAAGTGA
- a CDS encoding ParA family protein, protein MRMTDEVPIYDRAPKRAAFDGPEVPDAADPTADCSDDTTISAVPLTLPRPTSPMTIVVANQKGGVGKTTTAINFAVALAMSGLKVLVVDADPQGNASTALGIEHEEGTPGTYEVLIDEEDLALVAQNSPEAPGLDVVPATIDLSGAELQLVDVRGRERRLRKALRKYLKTHDVDYIIVDCPPSLGLLTLNALVAADEVLLPIQCEYYALEGVTQLMRTIDAVRRAMNKDLRLGSILMTMFDGRTRLSTQVDEEVRSHFARETMRTRIPRSVRISEAPSYSRSVLTYDPKSAGAVAYREAAAEFAKRHACAADSNEHRSESDTYTPGEA, encoded by the coding sequence ATGCGCATGACCGACGAGGTCCCCATCTATGACAGAGCACCTAAGCGGGCGGCCTTTGATGGACCTGAGGTGCCTGACGCAGCGGATCCAACCGCCGACTGCAGCGATGACACGACGATATCGGCCGTGCCATTGACACTCCCCCGTCCGACGTCGCCGATGACGATCGTCGTGGCCAATCAGAAGGGCGGAGTGGGAAAGACAACGACCGCAATCAACTTTGCCGTTGCCCTGGCTATGAGCGGTCTTAAGGTGCTCGTGGTCGACGCTGACCCCCAAGGGAATGCTTCGACCGCCCTTGGGATCGAGCACGAAGAAGGTACGCCCGGTACTTACGAGGTGCTCATCGACGAAGAGGATCTGGCGCTAGTCGCTCAAAATAGCCCGGAGGCACCCGGTCTTGACGTTGTACCGGCGACGATTGATCTCTCTGGAGCAGAACTTCAACTCGTTGATGTGAGAGGGAGAGAGCGTCGTTTAAGGAAGGCGCTACGTAAGTACTTGAAGACACACGACGTTGACTACATCATCGTTGATTGCCCCCCGTCTCTCGGCCTGCTAACTCTCAACGCACTTGTGGCAGCGGACGAGGTCTTGCTGCCCATTCAATGTGAGTATTACGCTCTCGAAGGCGTCACCCAGCTCATGCGCACTATTGATGCCGTCCGCCGGGCGATGAACAAGGATCTACGCCTTGGTTCGATACTTATGACGATGTTCGACGGCAGGACCAGGCTGTCCACGCAGGTGGACGAGGAGGTTCGCAGCCACTTTGCACGTGAAACGATGAGGACACGGATTCCGCGGTCTGTTCGCATATCGGAAGCGCCGAGTTACAGCCGTAGTGTCCTGACGTACGACCCGAAGTCCGCCGGGGCAGTCGCGTACCGTGAGGCCGCCGCGGAATTCGCCAAGCGGCACGCATGTGCTGCAGATTCTAATGAGCATCGCAGTGAGTCTGATACCTACACTCCTGGGGAGGCGTGA